The nucleotide sequence GCTTCGACTTGAATTGCGAGCTTGACTGTGCTGGGCATGCCCAGGTCGACACCCCGAGAATTTTCTCAAGTTGTGGATTCCACAGAGGCCTGCGAATGGGTCGAAATCGAAACTGCGCCTACCGGCAATCGCGGCTTGATTGCCGTTTCGATGAAAGACATGATGCTCCGCAATCCATACTCTGAAAAGATGATATATTGAGATGCGAAGTATCTATAATCGAGATGGAGGAATACAGCATGTTAGACGGGGTTTCCTTAGATCAACTAAGAACCTTCATCACGGCGGTCGACGAAGGGAGCTTTTCAGCAGCGGCCCGCAAGTTAAATCGAGTGCAATCTGCCGTGAGCGGCTGGGTTAGCAGCCTTGAAGGCCAAATCGGTGTCGTTCTATTTGACCGGACGGGCCGATTTCCCAAGCTGACGCCAGAGGGCACGGTCTTGCTGGCAGATGCTCGCAACATTGTGGCCGGAGTGGACGCGCTTAAGGCACGAGCAAAAATGATGAGCGGAGGGCTTGAGGCGGAACTCTCTGTTGTCATTGATGTTTTCTTCCCGACCGCTGTAGTCAGCGCGGCAGTAAAGGCCTTTTCCGAGCGTTTCCCGTTCACACCGTTGCGGCTTTTTGTCGAGGGCTTGGGAGCGGGCTATCAGCCAGTGTTGGATGGCCGTTGCAGCTTAGGTATATTGGCAGCTCTTCCCGTCTCATTTCCCTCGCTGCTTAGTGTACGTCTGGGCGAAGTACCGCTCGTGGTGGTCGCGTCAGCCAAGCATCCGCTTGCTCAATTTGACAAGGAAATCCCGAAGAGTGAGCTGAGCAAGTATGTTCAGTTGGTGCTGACTGACCGTTCTGATTTGATGGGCGGGAAAGACTATGGCGTGATGTCACCCGTAACGTGGAGACTTGCCGACCTATCGACGAAGTATGCGTTTCTCAAAGATTGCGTGGGCTGGGGAAGTATGCCGCTCCACATGGTCGAACACGATATCGATGTTGGGGAGCTAGTTGTGCTCGAGGTGGAGGGGATGCCTCGTTCCGGCTACCCTTTGTCCATGTCGGCCGTTCATCAGGCAGCCTCTCCGCCAGGGCCTGCCGGCAGCTGGTTTATTGACCAATTAAGGGGCTGGGCGGCAAAGTCTTAATGTTTCGCTGGGTCAATCAGCAAATGCCCCAATGCCAACCCTGTTCGCCCCCTTGTTCAATTTCATCAGCGCTTTCATCAGAAGTAAACTGCCAAGCTTCATGGTCCGCTTCGGGCCGAAGCTAGCCGATTTCGCAGATTGCGCATCGGCCATGGTAGACGGGCAGACCTTCATCAAGCGTTCCTTTCACTCCTTCTGTAGGCACGCAGCAAGGTCTTGTCGGGCGCCTTCAGCCCGCCGGCTTCTTCTTTCCCTTCAATAAACTGCCCGCCGCATTTTCCTCG is from Janthinobacterium sp. 61 and encodes:
- a CDS encoding LysR family transcriptional regulator, which translates into the protein MLDGVSLDQLRTFITAVDEGSFSAAARKLNRVQSAVSGWVSSLEGQIGVVLFDRTGRFPKLTPEGTVLLADARNIVAGVDALKARAKMMSGGLEAELSVVIDVFFPTAVVSAAVKAFSERFPFTPLRLFVEGLGAGYQPVLDGRCSLGILAALPVSFPSLLSVRLGEVPLVVVASAKHPLAQFDKEIPKSELSKYVQLVLTDRSDLMGGKDYGVMSPVTWRLADLSTKYAFLKDCVGWGSMPLHMVEHDIDVGELVVLEVEGMPRSGYPLSMSAVHQAASPPGPAGSWFIDQLRGWAAKS